GTAAAGACAATCCTTTAAGAGTGTGCAGTTGTATTCCTTTGAACAATGACTCCAAATTATCACAACGACAAAACCTTAAATCTTCTAAAGAAGTCAAACTTGCAACTTCTTTTTCTGGAAAAGTAGGTTCTATGGTGGTTATACCTAGGTAACGAAGGCTTACTAGATTTGCTAGTCCTTTGGGTAACTTTTGTAGCTTTATGCACCCCTCAAGGTTCAAAGTTTGCAAATTTTGAAGTTTGCAAACTGAATCAGGGACTTCCATAAGGTTTTCATTGTTCCAAAGGCTGAGAAATCTTAAATGTTTCAACTTTCCGATGAAACGAGGTAGACTTACGTATTCAGACCAATCTAAGATTAAAATCCTCAAGAATTTGCACCTTGAAACCAATGTATTcaagaaattttcattactagGTCCCccagtaaaaatgaaaattcttaGACTTGAGGGAAGAAGAGCTTGATCAAGCAAATTATCATTCATAAATAACAAATGATGGGCATTCTTGTATAAGTTTGGATTTGGGTGTATTATATCAAACTCACCCTTTGCAATATATATGGCAAGATCAAACACCAAATCATGTAATTTAAACCGACAATCACCTCCGAAGTCTTCatattctgaaagaaaagatcttgACCATAGCTCATGCAACAATTGAGTGGCAACATTAGCCATTGATTCACTTGCCTTTGGTGGTGGAAGAAAACCAAGTCCTCCCCATAACATACAAACTTGagaactataaaaataaatgtcttTTTGGTAAAGGGACAAAGAAGCAAAACAGGGTTTTAAGTATGAAGGGAGTTGATCGTAACTTAGTTTGAGAGCAGGCAAAATGccttttacattttgttttaaattccaAATCTCATTGTCTCTTACACTTTCCCACTCTCTCTCATCAACCATTAAGAACAGTGAACTCCCCACCGTTTTCACAGCCAATGGTAACCCTCcacatttttttactatttctttCCCAATTTTCAATAGTTGTGGATGTTTCATCTCATCTCCATCTTCAAAAGCATATTTCATAAATAGAGAAAGAGAATCCTTTTCAGAGAGACATCCTAGAAGGTACGACTTTGAGGATTTTGTGTGCATAATGGCAGCTACTTTTTGACTACGAGTAGTCACTAGGATTTTACTGCCTTCAACACCTATATCTATTATTTCTCTCAACTCATCCCATCTTGCAGGATCCTCGTTCCACACGTCATCCAACACAAGCAAGGACTTATACCCTTCAAGTGTATTTCTCAAAAGAATTTGAAGTTGCTCTATCTCAAAGTTATTGAAGTTTTCCCTAGTTGGATTTGGAACAGAATTGAGGATTTTAATGAGCACATTCCTAAGTTCAAATTCATTAGTGACACACACCCACATTCTCAATGGAAAACATGCATGAATTATGGGGTCATTGAAGACCAACTTAGCAAGTGTGGTCTTTCCCAAGCCTCCCATTCCCACAATGGGAATAATTGAGAGACTTTGGCCATGATCACCTTGCACCAgaagttttattatttcttgtttatCATGTTCTCTCCCTATAACATTAGAAGGGTTTACATGAGAATGAGTCATTTCCCTCACGTGCACGACACGAGTGTCTTGGTCAATGATTTGAAGGCTAAACATGCTTCTTTGAGATGCAAGTTTGGTCAACCTGATGTTGATGTCTTGAATGTGATGCGCCATTCTAAGACGATAAACAACAGGATTACTTGATGAGAAGAAACGACATACCTTTCTTGAACAGCTTCCATAGGTGTTGACAGTGTGTTTTCGTAAAGCTTCGCACTCAAAATCATCGACTATGTCTTCAGCATCAGAAAACACGCACTTAACCTGAATCAACCATTCTTTTAGTGCACTGCTCTGTGAATTCTTTTTCTCAGCATCTAGGAGTACACCTCTGATGAATGTCATAGTTTCTTTCATCAATTCAAGGTCGCGGTTCACACCAAACGCTAGAGAAGCTTCTTGAAGGGCAGCAGAAGCAAGCTTTCCGAGGAGCGATTCTGCGGAGCTGAAAAGAAGCGATTCAGCCATGAGTTTTAAAAGTGGAAGAAAGAGGAATGCAATCGGAAGGGGTTTCTGAAGTTGAATCATATCAcataattatgatatttatacTGTGACCGAGCAATAGAAATGACTCTCATGCATTGCTTCCTCTTCGGGAAAGGTATTACATTAAATTAGaaagttgttttctttattCTGCATGACTTCTATGCAACTTCTGGAATCATCAATGTCCAGTTGGAAAACTTGAAGGTACTTTTTGCTGCAGAGATGAATCTGTTAAAGAAACGTAGCATTAAAAAGAAGCTTAGAGAACATTCCTTCCTTTGTCTCATCTGAGACGTTTGGTTTATGATAAATCATGCTTCTCTCAAGTTCCAGTCCTTACACACGCAAAATTTATTCCTGTCAAATACACTTTATTCATTgatgataattataatataaaaattaattttgtgtttacattaatttaattaactaaaataaaacttaaaaataaatatactaacatcaacaaaaaaaactaattaaaataaatattcatcaATTTCACACCTCTAGTCATATTGATAATTGCggttcttttaaaataattaaagtttttatttaataagttgaaaaaaataagtatttggTTTGTATTTTGCATATAAgtgaaaatttcatatatttgagaagattattaatataattgaaaaaatcaatttacaagATAGTTAATTATGTCAAATACAAATCAAGTAGTACAAATTTCAGATCCAATTCAAACACATTTGCCCAACAAACCAATctacttaattatttatatgattttgtatATTTGTCAACATTGTAACAAgttttcactagtgcaaaaatgttgtttaacgtcactcaatagacgtcggtttgttgATAATCCAACGTATATGAGTGGATGgtggcattattgtaaataGCTTGGTcacgtagacgtcggtttccagacaaagcgacgtctatgatattgtagacgtcgCAACTTCTGCAAACaaacgtctaatggcctgaggtaggtcaAAAGACAGACccttgacgtcggtgttcacggggggcTGACGTCTATAGAactgcaattaatgctttcacctaattactaggcgcttagacgtcacttaGTCAACAGGCGACGTCTACGGCCTgaatggaaggcgggaagataaaaaatcttcaatttagacgtccgGAATCTGTGCAAGCGACGCCTACGtgcttgtaattaattatattcaccaaattcgagggccATAGACGTTGGCTAGAAGGGGCACCAACGTCTATGTGCTTGTAAGTAATGATGTGCATCATTATAGATGTCGACGCCCCATCACAACTATCGCCAACATCCTTGACAAGACATCAAATGTCAATcattcagcttcctagacgtcggttcccactataaccgacgtctagtggGATTCAAAAGGTTAGTTGAaaagttaacttggacgtcgaattagtaaaagaactgacgtctatagtcatatagacgtcggctatctGGAGAAACCGACGCctagtttcattttaaatagaccgtaAACTCTTCGCAGcgttcagtttctgatatcttcctcttcctcttctcctttttctctcgcaacactcttctttttctccctttcggCACGTCTTCTTTTTGTTGCGGCATTCTATAGTTGTTTGTGATAtatttatcgtcttcctcctctctttttctctcttgcgatattgcatcccaggtgcgtggttttttgtttatgcttaccgtttgtttaatctttcattgattattttctggttcaactgattaaaatttgttttctttgtgttgtgtt
This genomic interval from Vigna radiata var. radiata cultivar VC1973A chromosome 8, Vradiata_ver6, whole genome shotgun sequence contains the following:
- the LOC106770079 gene encoding disease resistance protein RGA2-like, producing MIQLQKPLPIAFLFLPLLKLMAESLLFSSAESLLGKLASAALQEASLAFGVNRDLELMKETMTFIRGVLLDAEKKNSQSSALKEWLIQVKCVFSDAEDIVDDFECEALRKHTVNTYGSCSRKVCRFFSSSNPVVYRLRMAHHIQDINIRLTKLASQRSMFSLQIIDQDTRVVHVREMTHSHVNPSNVIGREHDKQEIIKLLVQGDHGQSLSIIPIVGMGGLGKTTLAKLVFNDPIIHACFPLRMWVCVTNEFELRNVLIKILNSVPNPTRENFNNFEIEQLQILLRNTLEGYKSLLVLDDVWNEDPARWDELREIIDIGVEGSKILVTTRSQKVAAIMHTKSSKSYLLGCLSEKDSLSLFMKYAFEDGDEMKHPQLLKIGKEIVKKCGGLPLAVKTVGSSLFLMVDEREWESVRDNEIWNLKQNVKGILPALKLSYDQLPSYLKPCFASLSLYQKDIYFYSSQVCMLWGGLGFLPPPKASESMANVATQLLHELWSRSFLSEYEDFGGDCRFKLHDLVFDLAIYIAKGEFDIIHPNPNLYKNAHHLLFMNDNLLDQALLPSSLRIFIFTGGPSNENFLNTLVSRCKFLRILILDWSEYVSLPRFIGKLKHLRFLSLWNNENLMEVPDSVCKLQNLQTLNLEGCIKLQKLPKGLANLVSLRYLGITTIEPTFPEKEVASLTSLEDLRFCRCDNLESLFKGIQLHTLKGLSLQDCKSLKMVSFHAIKNLEVLVIAQCNKLELSMGLSNEILDSRLKLLILRGLPSLATLPRWLQGSANSLQSLVIEECMNLEELPDWLPTLNCLQQLVVRYCPNLLSLPDNIHHVTNLKVINVTGSSELWKRYRPRVGQDWHKISHVNLVCYDESENEKEFS